From Tiliqua scincoides isolate rTilSci1 chromosome 2, rTilSci1.hap2, whole genome shotgun sequence, the proteins below share one genomic window:
- the TRIR gene encoding telomerase RNA component interacting RNase, protein MAAERGGGPGPEAAGPGGVNVFANDGSFLELFKRRMEAAAAGGAGAEKQRETEQRPEPPGEQDPPGKKRSGTALSFVGKRRGGSKLALKTGVVAKKQKTEDEVLTSKGDAWAKYMAEVKKYKAHQCSDDDKTRPLVK, encoded by the exons ATGGCGGCGGAGCGAGGCGGCGGCCCGGGCCCCGAGGCGGCGGGGCCGGGCGGAGTGAACGTCTTCGCCAACGACGGCTCCTTCCTGGAGCTCTTCAAGCGGCGCATGGAGGCAGCTGCTGCGGGGGGAGCTGGGGCCGAGAAACAGAGAGAGACCGAGCAGCGGCCGGAGCCGCCCGGGGAGCAGGACCCGCCGGGAAAGAAGCGGAGCGGGACCGCCCTTAGCTTC GTGGGCAAGCGGAGAGGGGGCAGCAAACTAGCCCTGAAGACAGGAGTGGTAGCCAAGAAACAAAAGACAGAGGATGAG GTTTTGACAAGTAAAGGAGATGCATGGGCCAAATATATGGCTGAAGTGAAAAAGTACAAAGCCCACCAGTGCAGTGATGATGATAAAACCCGCCCTTTGGTGAAATAA